The nucleotide sequence ctaacttttcttttttgtttgactTAAACTTTCTATTTTTGGAATAATGTTTTCATGCAGATTCTAATTATACCTGTTTcgttttcagtcatttttccATTGCAGAACTTCTTTGCTAAAATAACTTCATTCTGTTCTAGGAGGATGCAGAGGCCGCGAGGCTAAAGGAGGAGCGTGTAGCAGCGTACGCTGCAAAGAAAGCAAACAGTaagcttttttttgcttcattgtTTTGGATATTTGGGATTCAGACTTTATGATGATCATTAATCACCATCTTTCGGCTGAATTGTGATGTATACTTTTTAGATATCTGACAGAGTCCAAGGCTTGATGTGGTGTTAATGTTCAGTAGCTTTTGCAGtagtaaattgtcatttttttcttcagaaccTGTACTTATCGCCAAATCTTCGATTCTTTTGGACGTCAAACCGTGGGACGATGAGACTGACATGTCGAAGTTAGAGGAGTGTGTCCGCAGTGTTCAGATGGACGGACTCGTCTGGGGACAATGTAAGCGAGCTGCCATAGAATTGAATTACTAGATCTACGAGTCTCCCATGTAATGATGATTGACTTACACCATCTTTCGGCTGAATATGTGATGTTACTTAAAAGTCCTGATGCAATTGGTAGACTTAACTTGGAAAGCGATTTCTTAAGTGAAACCAGTCATGTTGACTTGTTGGTGTTCTCCCACAGCAAAACTGCTACCTGTGGGTTATGGCATCAAAAAGCTGCAAATCAACTGTGTAGTTGAAGATGATAAGGTGAGTCATTGGCTCTGAAAACACCAAATGATGTTAATAAAATTTAATCGGGAGGCTTATGGTAGTGATCAATATTTATACATCAATTACATACAATAAGCTACACTTTGCAACTGCATTGtaactttttttggtttgtttttaggTGGGAACTGACATTCTTGAGGAACATATCACAGCATTTGAAGATTTTGTCCAATCAATGGATGTTGCTGCATTTaacaaaatctaaagaaaaataaagcactTGTATAAAGTTGTTGTctggtttatttttaaagaatggaAATAGTCAACAATTGATTCACTTTTTTGTATTTGAGaggatttattttcaattttcataATTAAATGGGCTTTTTTTAACTGCCATTCATAGTTTTAAATCACGTTTTATCAGTGCTGCTACGATTTTCAGTTTAATTCCTTGCAGTTCTCGGTTTGATCTTTAAGTGGCGTAGTACGAAAGTCGTATAAATTGTCACTTGCAGAAGAAGAAGCTGAGCGGAAATTTAACGCAAGCCTAAAGCGCGCCTCGGAATATGATTTCACTCCGTCTGAAAGTTAAACAGGTAAACAAAGTGCTTCCATCTGCATTCTATGCTCTTAAGCCTTTTAACTAGCAATTATGCGATGCAACTTGGAGTGCAAATAACTGACCTAAAAAGTGTAACGCGAATTTTCCAGGTCACGTGACTATTAAAAGCTAGCGCTCGTCCGGAACCAGATGAACCAATAGTTTGAAAGTAAATACTTTGATTTCGAGAGCATCCCGAAATGCCAAGCTGCTGTCAAGATACACAGTGATGGTGACATTATCGTGGTGTAGTCCACAGCTTGCCAAACTTTTTCGAACCGCCATCCGCTTAAGTCATGATGGCGATAGACGCCTAATTCGTTTGGGCTTGGGGAGATTGTCAGTGACAGACCGCTCGATTGCAACCAGTCCCTCCCCATTGCATTGTTTTGGTTGTCTGTCACTGTCTATGGCAGTGAATCAGTCaaagttgctttaaaaaatccttaaaacaCACTCGTACATCGCCTTAATAAAACACACCACGTGTATTGGAATGCTTATGGGTGCTTTAAATAAGTCTTCAAACAACTAACCAACTGCCAATTAATAAAAGTTAAGTGGTCCCTGACTTGTGCAGTGGCATCcttgattattttaaaatgatggatGCCAACATTTGGTGTTGTCCAATTAAAGCACACTTGATCATAGGGGATAAAAAGGGAGCCTCCGGTTCTTTAAATCATCATTAGCAATTGTATAATCTTGGCATAATAGTAAGATCATGGGACAATGGTCAGGagatcattctgtgcaaaaagttttgttacgccctgAGGCTCATAATCTGTATCAGCACCTGATATCTCtagaattgtttaaaaataaaacattggacAGTCAAACCcagtattcattcatatttgttATCAGCATCGTTACACTTTTCGGCTTTTGTGAATGAAACAACGAGATAAATCCTCCTTGTGTGGGACACATCAGAGTGCTTGAAATATATTGCACACTATCTGGCTCCATGAGCTGCTACAGTGGACAATATATTccaaaataaggaaaataagaacaaatCTTCACAAACAATACCAGAATATTTGATTACAGGATGTGGGCGGAGTCTCAGCCAGGACCATCAAGAGGCACATCATGCGGACAAGGTTACTGCTCCTTCTGCCGAGTCCACTACAAGGACCTAGATCAGGTAAAGACATCTCTTTTATCATTTGGGCAATTTTCCAATTCCATTTTACAATCAGGATCGAACAAAACCTTCTACACAGCTGCAAGGAAAACTACCAAAACCTTCGTATATAACAATATCCTTTTAAGAGAAATGTTTAACGTCTTCAGACTTTTTATGATTcctcattgttattattgtagCACCTGTCAAGTCTTAAACACTTGGATTGTGTTCAAGCTTCAACTGTCAAGGGCTCCAACAGTTGTTCCTTTGCTGATAACAGTCAAGCCAAAGGAACTCTGTTGGAGAGATTCCTACAAGACGTTCTAGTGCATCATCCAGACTGCTACAATGACCCAAGGTAATGAGTTCTAAAAATAAGATATCTCTTCATGTTgttataagttttttttaattaccgtattttcacgactataaggcgcacttaaaagtcttaaattttctccaaaatagacagtgcgccttataatccagtgcgccgtatatatggaaaaaacagaaaaccaaaaacgaaaaaccaccactgtcggatattaaaaaaacacaaacgcctgaactgaaacaatactgttatatatgcagatgccatcttagtttacaaaatcttccatcgtatagctcctcccctactgcaagattttataccaaaaaatccaaaacatcaacaatggctggctctagaggtgactgtgtagtgagtgcttcatacctggaagtcaatagcaattaccgtattttcaccactacaaGGCgcttttaaaagtcttaaattttctccaaaatagacagtgcgccttatatatggaaacaaatgtcattcattgagggtgcgccttataatgcggcgcgccttatagtcgtgaaaatacggtagttttccACCGTTGaccaaaacatttctttttttggaggatgtttaagtgactaaaaatttgcatgtttattcCTAGACCATCTCATGCAGACCTCCCATCTATCTCCCCTCCTCTTTTGCCAAGAGAGGAACTGGATCAAGTCTGTTTCTCTGGCATCGACCACTTATCCCTAAGGACACGCCAGCATCTTCCCAGTTCAAACAAAGCGTCCATCAAGCAAGGCGACGATCCAGACCCCCGTAAACAGTTAGAAAACAGACTATCAGAAGGTCCGAGTAAACAAGCAAACAAGCCATTGGAAGCAGGAACCTTTGACTTTGGACGCAAAATTCCAAAGACACATGAAGCCACCCCGCACGTAAGCCGAAAGGCACACAGGAAAACGGATAGGAGGAAAATAAACTTGTGTCGGACCTCCCCGGAGAATCCACATCCGAGTACTTGGCCCCTCCCTCTCTCGGCGCCACAGCCTTGGCGAAGTTGGCAAAGGGAGCGACGGGCAGCTTTTAAAGAGGAAGTCTTCTCAGGACCACACAGAGATCTTCTGGACCAAACCATTGAGGAGGTtagtcaaaatgtttttgagTGCACTTCAAAAGGATAGAAGAGTTTGGGTAAAACAGGGTCACTGGGAAATTAACAAACAATGTCAGCCTCAGATCCTTGGGTTGAGTGTTCCATCCCAGTTGGGTCCTCACTCcatggagtttgcaagttctccctggGATTGCGTTGttattctctgggtactctagtttcgaaccacattccaaaaacatgcagtgtaggctttttgatcactctaaattgcccctgaatgaatgaatgcttatccatctccttgtgcttcACTTCAATTCAACAAGATGTCACAAGATGGCACCAGAGCAGTATTTTGATTGAAATCTTGGCTTTGGGCTTAGTACAATATTAGGTGGGACGTTCTGTGGAAAAATTGCCCAAGTTCTCCTGAAAATATCTTTGACAAGGCCTAATCATGGGGATGCAAGAGTTGACTATACAAAAGCCCCTTGAAAGATGATTTGAGTTCCTTCTGTGAGCCGCCCTCCGAATAATCTCAATTCTAAGGATCTTTTCTCACTTAAATGAATGAGTCATTTCGCAAATCCAATCCAGCCCCCTTCAAATATTGgacaaaaaatgttgtcatattTTATTGGAAAATACTCTTAACACTCCAAGCAAAACCACCTAAAATGTTTGAGTTGACCTTTTTCTGTTATTCAGTCAACAGTTACAGCATTTAGTAGAAATGCATGCGTTACAAAAGGTAAACATTCATTTAATTCCCATGAAGAAAGTCCAATTTTCAATATTCTGGAATATTTAGAACGCAAATTGCTGAAGAAGGACAACATTTTGATTTGCTTAATGACTCGTGCACTTTCTCTTGAACTTCTTATAAATATTGTGCATGCTGCTATTCATGTCTGCCTCCAGGTAatccaaaaatgttgtcatgGCGACACATTCACTTCTTGTCCACTGGAAGAGACAGACAGCTTTCACTTCAGTCTAAATAACTCCCCTCAAAGTGACTGGGACTCACCTGGGCAGGTAAATAGAAAATGGAACTATTAACCGGGTACAAATCCATTTTACAGCATATGTTTACAGAATGCGTAAGATTTGAAGAATGTGTTTCCAGCTAGACTCCATCATCCCACCAGTCCAGACGCAGCTGAGGGACTTCAGCCACCTGACTGATGTTCAAGTGTATCTGACGGACCAAGTGTACTCGCACCAACTGGAATCTGCTCTCCACAATAAGGAGCAGGCTCAAAAAGCATACTGGGTTGTACCAGAGAATTTGCCAGAGTCCTTCAAAGGAAAAACGTGGTCCCAGATTGAAGAGGAAGACGAAAAGAAGGTTGATGATCTAGTCCGACAGTTCAGACAAGGTCGTTTTGTCTGCTACTTTGACAACAAATCTCTCTCCAGGTTGggtaacctttttttaaataccttatattttcatctgtgtggagtttgcatgttcttctctgggcccgcgtgggttttctccgggtactccggtttcctcctacattccaaagacatgcaaggtaggctgattggacactctgaattgcccttgGGTGTtagtatgcatggttgtcctttgtctccttgcgcCCTCCCATCggctggctccagcaccccctgcgatcctaatgaggataaagcggttcataaaatgtgatGATATTTTATACAGTAAGACTACATATGGATTGTTTACTCACTAAACAATTTGATCTTGCAATTACCAATTAGGTATAGCACCAAGAGCAAAAATGGAAATGAAGCTGGTCTCATAGCGGAAGAGTCGGACATTGGTGTTTTCCCTTTACTGGACCACCAA is from Stigmatopora nigra isolate UIUO_SnigA chromosome 1, RoL_Snig_1.1, whole genome shotgun sequence and encodes:
- the eef1b2 gene encoding elongation factor 1-beta gives rise to the protein MGFGDLKTPSGIKVLNDFLSDRSYIEGHVPSQADVAVFEAISAPPTGDLCHALRWFNHIKSYQSQKSSLPGVKKPLCQYGPASVADATAPAGKKADEDEDDDDVDLFGSDEEEDAEAARLKEERVAAYAAKKANKPVLIAKSSILLDVKPWDDETDMSKLEECVRSVQMDGLVWGQSKLLPVGYGIKKLQINCVVEDDKVGTDILEEHITAFEDFVQSMDVAAFNKI
- the zdbf2 gene encoding DBF4-type zinc finger-containing protein 2; its protein translation is MWAESQPGPSRGTSCGQGYCSFCRVHYKDLDQHLSSLKHLDCVQASTVKGSNSCSFADNSQAKGTLLERFLQDVLVHHPDCYNDPRPSHADLPSISPPLLPREELDQVCFSGIDHLSLRTRQHLPSSNKASIKQGDDPDPRKQLENRLSEGPSKQANKPLEAGTFDFGRKIPKTHEATPHVSRKAHRKTDRRKINLCRTSPENPHPSTWPLPLSAPQPWRSWQRERRAAFKEEVFSGPHRDLLDQTIEEVIQKCCHGDTFTSCPLEETDSFHFSLNNSPQSDWDSPGQLDSIIPPVQTQLRDFSHLTDVQVYLTDQVYSHQLESALHNKEQAQKAYWVVPENLPESFKGKTWSQIEEEDEKKVDDLVRQFRQGRFVCYFDNKSLSRYSTKSKNGNEAGLIAEESDIGVFPLLDHQDEAEVPRRRNFRMASRCQVVKVSHATQTVRLVVPTVCQSAAEVTATSDPPGACDKVSKTPEARWSRLPPSYSPIITPLQSSTSLVYLLCSPTFPPTTNTFSASPTTKRSRKKHRPPDYHRLKVKYKQLPVRFYDPRSNRIIKNPPKGFKVCKSATSSNPLPSCVRQLFRSLSPDLNTERCSGEGGSDSPQVKSQKLKKNPSLASAQTQKQERSRLMRRTRTGEARIGGGNRRKTPKKSIRVQTTTSHPRRGGLRQRDPVLVSPSKPVLRRNRSQRRRSCEKPPK